Proteins from a single region of Butyrivibrio fibrisolvens:
- the pptA gene encoding tautomerase PptA, which translates to MPHVEINCFPGRSDEQKKACAEKIADVIAETLGCKTSSVSVAIKEIAEEDWKELVWDKKIAPEKEKLYKEPGYSYK; encoded by the coding sequence ATGCCACACGTAGAGATAAACTGCTTTCCTGGTAGGAGTGATGAACAGAAGAAAGCCTGTGCCGAGAAAATAGCTGATGTAATAGCTGAAACTCTTGGCTGCAAGACATCAAGCGTTTCGGTAGCCATTAAAGAAATAGCTGAAGAGGACTGGAAAGAATTAGTCTGGGATAAAAAGATTGCACCTGAGAAAGAAAAACTGTATAAAGAACCCGGATACTCTTACAAATAA